The Intrasporangium calvum DSM 43043 sequence CTCGAGCGGGAGATCGGCTCGTTCCGCAGCTCGACCGAGCTGCTCCGGGCCCAGGCGCACGAGTTCGCCAACCAACTGCACACCATCTCCGGGCTGATCCAGCTGGGGGAGTACGACGAGGTCGTTCGGTTCGTCGACTCGGTGAGCCAGCACCGGGCCCAGCTCGACCTGACGGTGGCGCGACGGATCCAGGACACGGCCGTGTCGGCGCTCGTCATGGCCAAGGCCGCCCAGGCGACCGAGCGGCGCGTGGAGCTGCGGGTCTCGGACGACACGGCGCTCGGCCGGATGTCGTCGGTGGACTCCGCCGACCTGGCCGCGGTCGTCGGCAACCTCGTCGACAACGCGGTCGACGCCGCGGCGACGGCCGGCGGCGACGAGCGGTGGGTCGAGCTGGCGATCCACCAGGATGCGAGCAGCCCGAGGAGCACGGTGGAGGTGATGGTCTCCGACTCGGGGCCGGGGGTCGCGCCCGAGCTCGTCACCGAGGTCTTCACCCACGGCTTCACGACGAAGGCCGCCGAGGCGGGGGAGCGCGGCATCGGCCTCGCCCTGACTCGGCTCATCTGCCAACGGCGGGGCGGCGAGGTCGAGGTGGAGCGGACCGAGGAGGGGGCCACCTTCATCGCGCGCCTCACGGTCGACTCCCCTGCCCTGCAGGAGTCCCGATGATCAGCGTGCTCGTCGTCGACGACGACTTCATGGTCGCTCGGATCCACCGTGGGTTCGTCTCGCAGACAGAGGGTTTCGAGGTGGTCGGGACGGCGAGCTCGGGCGGGGAGGCGCTGGAGCTGGTGGGTCGGCTCAAGCCGGACCTCGTCCTCCTCGACCTCTACCTGCCCGACATCTTCGGCCTCGACGTCGTCACGCGGCTCCGCGCGGCGGGGGAGACCTGCGACGTCCTCGTCATCACCGCGGCCAAGGAGGCCGACTCCGTCCGCGCCGCCGTGCGGCACGGAGTGGTCGGTTACCTGCTCAAGCCGTTCTCGCGCGCCGACCTCGAGCAGCGCCTCATGTCGTATGCCGCTGAGCGCGCTCGCGCTGTCGACGCCGGGGAACTGACCCAGCAGGAGATCGACGCCGCCTTCGCGTCGGGCGCGGGAGGGCGTCCGGCTGCCGTATCGCTGCCGAAGGGCCTGTCGGTGGAGACGGCCGAGGCGGTGCTGCGAGCGCTCCGCGAGGCCGACGACACGATGTCGGCGACCGAGTGCGCCGAGGCCGTGGGTATCTCCCGTGTGAGCGCCCGGCGCTACCTGGAGCACTTCGTCGCGACTGGGGCGGCCGAGGTGTCGCTGCGGTACGGCGCGACGGGCCGCCCGGAGCGCCGCTACCGCCCCCGCTGACCATCCGCTTCGCCCTCCTTCGCCCCCTGCCTCGCGGTTCGAGGTATCCATCGACTCCTGGTTGTCGTCTGTTACCTCGAATGACCAGGTTTCGTTTCAACAGGACAGGCGCCTGAGTCGAACGTAGATTTCCCTCATTCCCATCTCGACCGGGATGGGCCGTTCCAAGGGAGTCCCCATGCGCAGAACCACACTCGGCAGCGTTGCCGCTGCGGGCCTTTTGCTCGGTGGCCTGGCCGTCGCGCCCACCAGCGCCCAGGCCGTCAACACCTCCGCGGAGGCCGGCGTCATCCCGGGTTCGTACATCGTCGTCCTCGCCGATTCCGCCTCACCGCGGGCCGTCGCCGCGGAGCACGCCCGCACACAGGGCGCCACCGTCGACCACCTCTACCAGTACTCCATCAAGGGCTATGCCGCGCACATGTCGGCGACGGCGGCCGCCCGGGTGGCTCGTGACTCGCGCGTCGTCTCGGTCGTGCCGGACCGCGAGATGTCCATCGACGCACAGACCCTGCCCACGGGCATCAACCGGATCGACGGTGAGCTCAGCTCGGCGCGGGCCGGGGACGGGGCGGGCTCCGTCAACGTCGACGTCGCGGTCATCGACACCGGCGTCGACCTCGACCACCCGGACCTCAACGTCGTCGGCGGCACCAACTGCTCGACCGGCCGCAGCTACGACGACGGCAACGGGCACGGCACCCACGTCGCCGGGACGATCGGCGCCAAGGACGACGCCAACGGTGTCGTCGGAGTCGCCCCCGGCGCGCGCATCTGGGCCGTCCGGGTGCTCAACAACCAGGGCAGCGGCTCGTGGTCGTCGATCATCTGCGGTGTCGACTGGGTGACCGCTCGCGCCGGGACCATCGAGGTCGCCAACATGAGCCTCGGTGGCAGCGGCAGCGAGCCGGCCGGCAGTGGCTGCTCGACCGGTGACGCCCTGCACGACGCGATCTGCCGGTCCGTCGGGGCCGGCGTCACCTACGCGGTTGCCGCTGGGAACTCTGCCGTCGACTCGAAGGGCGCGGTTCCGGCGGCCTACGACGAGGTCATCACCGTGAGCGCGCTCGCCGACTTCGACGGCCAGCCGGGTGGACTCGGCGCGGCGACGTGCCGCAGCGACGTCGACGACACGTTCGCGAACTTCTCGAACTACGGGGCCGACGTCGACATCATCGCTCCTGGTGTCTGCATCAACTCGACGTGGAAGGGCGGCGGCTACAACACCATCTCCGGCACGTCGATGGCCTCCCCGCACGTCGCCGGTGCTGCGGCGCTCTACAAGTCAACGCACCCGACGGCCTCACCGTCCGCCGTGCAGACCGCGCTGGTCAACGCGGGCAACCTGAACTGGAACAACGTCGACGACAAGGACAAGATCAAGGAGCCCCTCCTCAACGTCGCCGGCTTCTGATCACGTAGCTCCACAACGTCGAGTGGCCCCGAAGGCACCCAGTGCATTCGGGGCCACTTTACTCGGAGGGTCCCGTCCGGGTCAGGAAGTCGATCACCGAGTCACCGACCGACCGCATCCCGGCGAGCACCTCGGCCCCCAGTTTGTCGTCGAGCTCGGGAGCCCAGTTCGCGATCGCCGTCCACGCGACGGTCCGGCCTGCCCACGTCGCCGCCCCGATGTCGGCGCGCACGCCGGGCTCGGTGCCCGTCGTGTTCCAGTAGGCCAGCTCCCCGCCGAGCGAGGCGTGGTGCGCGAGCGGGTCCACCCCGAACCGTTCGACGAAGGCAGCCCCGACCATCGACTGGTCGACGTTCGCCGAGAGCCAGCCTCGCACCAGCCGGTCCGCCGACCCACCCATCGCCGACCCACGCATGAGGCGCTCGGCGAGCCAGCACAGCTCGAGCGCCGTCCCGGAGGACGCCGACTCGGGGTCGGCCGCCCCTCGCGCCGCCCGCACCCGGTCGTGCAGCCCCGTGCGCATCAGCCCCATCGAGGCCGTGGAGTCGGCGACGCCGGAGAGCCCGACGTGGCGGAGCAGCACGTTGGTGGCGAGGTTGTCGCGCACCGCCCCGACGAGCGCGGCCACGTCGACCAGGGGCAGGGCCTCCACCGCCAGCGTCCGCCAGATCCCCGAGCCCCCCGCGACGTCCTCCGGCGTGCGCCGCAGCAGCATTCCCCCGTCGACGGCACCGTCAGCCACCCGCCGAGCCGCCGCGAGCAGCAGGAGGAGCGTGCCGACCGCGCCGGTGCGCAAGGGAACGTGCGCGTGGGGCGAGCTCAGCGGCATACGCCTGCCTTGGATGCGGAGGGCCACCGCCCAGCGAACGTCAGACGACAACGAGAAGCCGAGATCCATTGCTACCGAACGGACTTCAGCCAGCGGAGCAACTCAGCCGACACGGCGTCCGGTGCCTCCTCGGTCAGGAAGTGACCGGCGCGCGGGATCGTCACCGAACGGAAGTCCCCCGCCGCGTACTTCTCGGA is a genomic window containing:
- a CDS encoding response regulator, which gives rise to MISVLVVDDDFMVARIHRGFVSQTEGFEVVGTASSGGEALELVGRLKPDLVLLDLYLPDIFGLDVVTRLRAAGETCDVLVITAAKEADSVRAAVRHGVVGYLLKPFSRADLEQRLMSYAAERARAVDAGELTQQEIDAAFASGAGGRPAAVSLPKGLSVETAEAVLRALREADDTMSATECAEAVGISRVSARRYLEHFVATGAAEVSLRYGATGRPERRYRPR
- a CDS encoding S8 family peptidase, which translates into the protein MRRTTLGSVAAAGLLLGGLAVAPTSAQAVNTSAEAGVIPGSYIVVLADSASPRAVAAEHARTQGATVDHLYQYSIKGYAAHMSATAAARVARDSRVVSVVPDREMSIDAQTLPTGINRIDGELSSARAGDGAGSVNVDVAVIDTGVDLDHPDLNVVGGTNCSTGRSYDDGNGHGTHVAGTIGAKDDANGVVGVAPGARIWAVRVLNNQGSGSWSSIICGVDWVTARAGTIEVANMSLGGSGSEPAGSGCSTGDALHDAICRSVGAGVTYAVAAGNSAVDSKGAVPAAYDEVITVSALADFDGQPGGLGAATCRSDVDDTFANFSNYGADVDIIAPGVCINSTWKGGGYNTISGTSMASPHVAGAAALYKSTHPTASPSAVQTALVNAGNLNWNNVDDKDKIKEPLLNVAGF
- a CDS encoding serine hydrolase, with translation MPLSSPHAHVPLRTGAVGTLLLLLAAARRVADGAVDGGMLLRRTPEDVAGGSGIWRTLAVEALPLVDVAALVGAVRDNLATNVLLRHVGLSGVADSTASMGLMRTGLHDRVRAARGAADPESASSGTALELCWLAERLMRGSAMGGSADRLVRGWLSANVDQSMVGAAFVERFGVDPLAHHASLGGELAYWNTTGTEPGVRADIGAATWAGRTVAWTAIANWAPELDDKLGAEVLAGMRSVGDSVIDFLTRTGPSE